The Herbaspirillum sp. RTI4 genome has a segment encoding these proteins:
- a CDS encoding glycosyltransferase family 2 protein — MNLHAETPAAIPVAIPALISADIDISICICTFRRPLQLTHLLVALLAQAYDDLRIEVVVVDNDPAGSAATVLEHWRQCSPLPLQARHEPTPNISLARNAAVHAASGAWILFIDDDELPDPDWIRRMVATQAQYQADAVLGPVTPNYRSDTPDWIRRGDFFNRRRLATGTRVGINDARTGNVLIRRSLLQQLPGPFDPAFGLSGAEDTLLFHALIDLGAVLIWCDEATVSEEVASQRATLGWLLRRSYRQGQTYMRCELVRRRGAARCLRGALLGLRALLQCAIALVCSLLCLPLSPVKAVKWLRIGLSQCGKLSALAGHRYHEYGR; from the coding sequence ATGAACCTGCACGCTGAAACGCCTGCCGCGATTCCTGTGGCGATTCCTGCCCTGATCTCTGCCGATATCGATATCAGCATTTGCATCTGCACCTTCCGCCGTCCACTGCAACTGACGCATTTGCTGGTGGCACTGCTGGCACAAGCCTACGACGACCTGCGCATCGAAGTGGTGGTGGTCGATAACGACCCCGCCGGCTCCGCAGCTACCGTGCTGGAACATTGGCGACAGTGCTCGCCGCTGCCCTTGCAAGCGCGACACGAACCGACCCCCAATATCTCGCTCGCCCGCAATGCCGCCGTGCATGCTGCCAGCGGCGCATGGATCTTGTTCATCGACGACGACGAACTGCCCGATCCCGACTGGATACGGCGCATGGTCGCTACGCAAGCGCAGTATCAGGCCGATGCCGTGCTGGGCCCGGTCACGCCGAACTACCGCAGCGATACCCCCGACTGGATACGGCGCGGCGATTTTTTCAACCGCCGCCGCCTCGCCACCGGCACACGAGTCGGCATCAACGACGCCCGCACCGGCAATGTCCTGATTCGCCGCAGCCTGCTGCAGCAACTCCCCGGCCCGTTCGACCCGGCCTTCGGTCTCAGCGGCGCGGAAGACACGCTGCTGTTCCACGCCCTCATCGACCTGGGCGCGGTGCTGATCTGGTGCGACGAAGCCACCGTCAGCGAAGAAGTGGCCAGTCAGCGCGCCACCCTGGGGTGGCTGCTGCGCCGCTCCTACCGGCAGGGCCAGACCTACATGCGCTGCGAACTGGTCCGTCGGCGCGGCGCGGCCCGCTGCTTGCGCGGCGCGCTACTAGGACTGCGCGCGCTGCTCCAGTGCGCTATCGCCCTGGTCTGTTCTTTGCTGTGCCTCCCCTTATCCCCCGTCAAGGCCGTCAAATGGCTGCGCATCGGGCTTTCTCAATGCGGCAAATTAAGCGCCCTCGCCGGCCATCGTTATCATGAATACGGACGCTGA
- a CDS encoding polysaccharide biosynthesis tyrosine autokinase, whose translation MNKNTGHANVINDGTDKMGTRFITAGLLTEIQVVRVMELQNAENIRFGEAAVRLGLLSEQDVQAVLSKQFNYATALPSANIDASLEIAHAPFSLEAEAIRQIRAELGIRLGDESKISLAIVSPNEGEGKSYLAASLAIAFSQTGKRTLLIDANMRAPRQQTLFGISGKTGLSTILAGRTSVDAGEIPASFPLLHVLCAGPKPPNPLEILAKPALSDLIAKLHDDFDVFIVDTPPANTSSDAQAIAQQVGVCLLVGQQHVSTLSNLRRTQEQMKTAGAQVIGTIYNSYSNRNTAAAAGTQRWSRLRQWLAHIRNR comes from the coding sequence ATGAACAAAAATACCGGCCACGCCAACGTCATCAATGACGGCACCGACAAAATGGGCACCCGCTTCATCACAGCGGGCCTGCTGACTGAAATCCAGGTCGTCCGCGTCATGGAATTGCAGAACGCCGAAAATATCCGCTTCGGCGAAGCCGCCGTGCGCCTCGGCCTGCTGTCGGAACAGGACGTGCAAGCCGTCCTGTCCAAGCAATTCAACTACGCCACCGCCCTGCCCAGCGCCAATATCGATGCCTCGCTGGAAATCGCCCACGCTCCCTTCAGCCTGGAAGCGGAAGCCATCCGTCAGATCCGCGCCGAACTGGGCATCCGCCTCGGCGACGAATCGAAAATATCGCTCGCCATCGTCAGTCCCAACGAAGGCGAAGGCAAAAGCTATCTGGCCGCCAGTCTGGCCATCGCCTTTTCGCAAACCGGCAAACGCACCCTGCTGATCGACGCCAACATGCGCGCGCCACGCCAGCAAACACTGTTCGGCATCAGCGGCAAGACTGGCTTGTCGACCATCCTGGCCGGACGCACCTCGGTCGACGCCGGTGAAATCCCGGCCAGCTTTCCATTGCTGCATGTGCTGTGCGCCGGACCCAAGCCGCCTAACCCGCTGGAAATTCTGGCCAAACCCGCGCTCAGCGATCTGATTGCCAAGCTGCACGACGATTTCGACGTCTTCATCGTCGATACGCCCCCTGCCAATACCTCATCCGACGCGCAAGCGATTGCGCAACAAGTCGGCGTCTGCCTGCTGGTGGGCCAGCAGCACGTCTCCACGCTGAGCAACCTGCGCCGCACCCAGGAGCAAATGAAAACTGCCGGCGCGCAAGTCATCGGCACCATCTACAACAGTTACAGCAATCGCAACACTGCAGCCGCAGCCGGTACTCAACGATGGTCCCGACTGCGCCAATGGCTCGCCCACATCCGCAACCGGTGA
- a CDS encoding cellulase family glycosylhydrolase, with the protein MGTGICLALAASISQGAENRTAPAAFTTAFTTAGGMQFYPFAIDQDGLRGAPDRSALNRELDAAARIFVRDGHFYRVGPDLRANSSDDARVRLYGINLSFATNFPTPENAVRLARRLRKLGFNAVRLHHMDTLPGTMDNPKSLLTPGAYPSFNPVAQTRLKNFIAALKQEGLYVNLNLHVGYRFRAALDHVPTAEGNADRAALGAPVYVYTPRMIALQEEYARQLLRALNLRNDPVLAMVEINNESSLLAAWQRREWKQAVPKAYEAELQRQWQRWVSTRYGNVAAACKAWKTCDVASVSVPLLTPADADYLATDQLGQWGVRLDGKLRALSDQLFGASDPGEPGNSGNALRIRDFLQFLVATDSAYFNRLRDVVHQETDPLVPVTGTQMGYGGVLNFDSQAKMDYIDEHFYVDHPDFPGVDRDRHDWRMHDSSLSGGEFNRLLALSMHKDSRKPYVISEYNQPFPNRQAPEMLPLMAAVAAQQDWDGLFLFDYMDGDTWSTTPNFFTLSGNWNKFALTGQSAQLYRQSEIAPLRDALAIPLPPVARYAIAASLDRSAQDTHLALRYGVTPETALQARLSMDLNGKPEQFPRQTATAAAATETTTTGTPLRSANGELEYQSQQRVVLLRSPRSVGFFGFFDRNKRSGDERAWLKIQGKGRAYTSLLASSLDGKPLATSKHVLIAVAAAVTSTQPGSIPPRPKELARYKSDAKWLTLESDGDAASSPSGAAEAGSGPVWMERTELNFGMRTAFTALRVYPLDGNGQRRAPLPASRIILKNGEVILHLQADVAETSPWYEVVEENKEISQ; encoded by the coding sequence ATGGGGACCGGAATCTGTCTGGCCTTGGCCGCCAGCATCAGCCAAGGGGCAGAAAACAGAACCGCGCCTGCCGCGTTCACCACCGCATTTACCACCGCAGGCGGCATGCAGTTCTATCCGTTCGCCATCGATCAGGACGGACTGCGCGGCGCGCCGGATCGTTCTGCCCTGAACCGGGAGCTGGACGCCGCTGCCCGGATTTTCGTGCGCGACGGCCATTTTTACCGCGTCGGCCCCGACCTGCGCGCCAACAGCAGCGACGATGCGCGGGTGCGCCTGTACGGCATCAACCTCTCTTTCGCCACCAATTTCCCCACGCCGGAAAACGCCGTGCGCCTCGCGCGCCGTTTGCGCAAACTGGGCTTCAACGCCGTGCGTCTGCACCACATGGACACCCTTCCCGGCACGATGGACAATCCCAAAAGTCTGCTCACACCGGGGGCCTATCCCAGCTTCAATCCGGTGGCGCAAACCAGACTGAAAAATTTCATTGCTGCGCTGAAACAGGAAGGCTTGTACGTCAACCTGAACCTGCATGTCGGCTACCGTTTCCGCGCCGCGCTCGACCATGTACCAACGGCCGAGGGCAACGCCGACCGCGCCGCGCTGGGCGCGCCAGTGTATGTGTACACCCCGCGCATGATTGCCCTGCAAGAAGAGTACGCCCGCCAATTGCTGCGCGCCCTGAACCTGCGCAACGACCCGGTGCTGGCAATGGTGGAAATCAACAATGAGTCCTCCTTGCTGGCCGCCTGGCAAAGACGCGAATGGAAGCAGGCCGTCCCCAAAGCCTACGAAGCCGAATTGCAGCGGCAATGGCAGCGCTGGGTCAGCACCCGTTACGGCAACGTCGCCGCCGCCTGCAAGGCATGGAAAACCTGCGACGTCGCCAGCGTCTCGGTCCCCTTGCTCACTCCTGCCGACGCCGATTATCTGGCCACCGATCAACTCGGTCAGTGGGGCGTCCGGCTCGACGGCAAACTGCGCGCGCTGTCCGACCAGTTATTCGGTGCCAGCGACCCCGGCGAACCGGGCAATTCCGGCAATGCACTGCGGATACGCGACTTCCTGCAATTCCTCGTCGCTACGGATAGCGCTTACTTCAATCGCCTGCGCGATGTCGTGCATCAGGAAACCGATCCGCTGGTGCCTGTCACCGGCACGCAGATGGGCTACGGCGGCGTGCTCAATTTCGATTCGCAGGCAAAGATGGATTACATCGACGAGCATTTCTATGTCGATCATCCCGATTTCCCCGGCGTCGACCGCGACCGCCATGACTGGCGCATGCACGACAGCTCACTCAGCGGCGGCGAATTCAATCGCCTGCTGGCTTTGTCGATGCACAAGGACAGCCGCAAACCCTACGTCATCAGCGAATACAACCAGCCCTTCCCCAACCGGCAAGCACCCGAAATGCTGCCGCTGATGGCCGCCGTCGCCGCGCAACAGGACTGGGACGGTTTGTTTTTATTCGACTACATGGATGGCGACACCTGGTCCACTACGCCGAACTTCTTCACTCTCAGCGGCAACTGGAACAAATTCGCCCTGACCGGGCAAAGCGCGCAACTGTATCGTCAGAGCGAGATCGCCCCACTGCGCGACGCGCTGGCAATACCGCTGCCGCCGGTCGCCCGTTACGCCATCGCCGCCTCGCTCGATCGCAGTGCGCAAGACACGCATTTAGCGCTGCGCTACGGCGTCACACCGGAAACCGCGCTGCAGGCGCGGCTGTCGATGGATCTGAATGGCAAGCCAGAGCAGTTCCCACGTCAGACCGCCACCGCTGCCGCTGCCACCGAAACGACCACCACCGGCACCCCGCTGCGCTCGGCCAACGGTGAACTGGAATATCAGTCACAGCAACGCGTAGTGCTGCTGCGCAGTCCCCGCAGCGTCGGCTTTTTCGGTTTCTTCGATCGCAACAAGCGTAGTGGCGATGAGCGCGCCTGGCTGAAAATACAAGGCAAGGGACGCGCTTACACCAGCCTCCTGGCCAGCTCGCTGGATGGCAAACCACTGGCAACATCCAAACATGTCCTGATCGCCGTCGCCGCCGCCGTCACCAGCACGCAACCCGGCTCCATCCCGCCGCGCCCCAAAGAACTGGCACGCTATAAAAGCGATGCCAAATGGCTGACGCTGGAATCAGACGGTGATGCCGCCAGCAGTCCCTCCGGTGCCGCTGAAGCAGGCTCCGGGCCGGTCTGGATGGAACGCACCGAACTCAACTTTGGCATGCGCACCGCGTTCACCGCGCTGCGCGTCTATCCGCTCGACGGCAACGGCCAGCGGCGCGCGCCCTTACCGGCATCGCGCATCATCCTCAAAAATGGCGAAGTAATACTGCACCTGCAAGCCGATGTGGCGGAAACCAGTCCCTGGTATGAAGTAGTAGAAGAAAACAAGGAAATATCACAATGA
- a CDS encoding O-antigen ligase family protein yields MNTDAEDRRRRSERRLIERAPHDTHAQIINTYVVRLLIVLSMTFSLLPPGFNWGADDPHGNFAEGSLLFQIQFGSIFLIGTWLAWRNRNWSRRHLQHLNPFLILIILYCLASMLWSPYPIVTLKRVTQLAGLTLVGVAISPPIGGRHQLIRVLLGTLVALLIVSFFVSLLIPSVGVDYELGGAWRGLMTQKNTLGAIAGLSVVLFIKESFGTLVPRSLCFAGAVFSLFMLIMAKSSTAILVAGLGSMIYLLVRKRYLVGEFAVRRLVLMIIMILLAALMLFFIVESRLPNWDELLTPFTALFNKSADLTGRTDIWRLVLMEISRHPLLGIGYGAFWLGDGSPSQYIINALHWMPLQSHNGYLDILNELGAVGLVLLALVFTVHILHLIRLTIIDREEAAIHWAMLILILISNLSESEMFRGVLFQNIFFLYSSTAISARLTLHRMERKEAAGFLAQRES; encoded by the coding sequence ATGAATACGGACGCTGAAGACCGCCGCCGCCGCAGCGAGCGCCGCCTGATTGAACGCGCCCCGCACGACACGCACGCGCAAATCATCAATACCTACGTAGTGCGCTTGCTCATCGTATTGAGCATGACATTCTCACTGCTGCCGCCGGGCTTCAACTGGGGCGCGGACGATCCGCATGGCAACTTCGCAGAAGGGTCGCTGCTATTTCAAATCCAGTTCGGCTCGATTTTCCTGATCGGCACCTGGCTGGCGTGGCGCAACCGCAACTGGAGCCGGCGTCACCTGCAACATCTGAACCCCTTCCTGATACTCATCATCCTGTACTGCCTCGCCAGCATGCTGTGGTCGCCCTACCCTATCGTGACTCTCAAGCGCGTCACCCAACTGGCCGGCCTGACGCTGGTCGGTGTCGCCATCTCGCCACCGATAGGCGGTCGCCACCAATTGATTCGGGTCTTGCTCGGCACGCTGGTGGCGCTACTGATCGTGTCTTTCTTTGTCTCGCTGCTCATTCCCAGCGTCGGCGTCGACTATGAACTGGGCGGCGCATGGCGCGGCCTGATGACGCAAAAGAACACGCTAGGGGCCATCGCCGGTCTGAGCGTAGTGCTGTTCATCAAGGAAAGTTTTGGCACCCTCGTGCCGCGCAGCCTGTGCTTCGCCGGTGCCGTGTTCAGTCTGTTCATGCTGATCATGGCCAAAAGCAGCACCGCCATCCTGGTTGCCGGTCTGGGCAGCATGATTTATCTGCTCGTCCGGAAGCGCTATCTGGTGGGCGAATTCGCCGTGCGACGACTGGTACTGATGATCATCATGATCCTGCTGGCGGCGCTGATGCTGTTCTTCATTGTCGAAAGCAGACTGCCGAACTGGGACGAATTGCTCACGCCATTTACCGCCCTGTTCAACAAATCTGCCGACCTGACCGGACGCACCGATATCTGGCGGCTGGTACTGATGGAAATCAGCCGTCATCCGCTTTTAGGCATCGGCTACGGCGCGTTCTGGCTGGGCGACGGCAGTCCCTCGCAATACATCATCAATGCGCTGCACTGGATGCCGCTGCAATCGCACAATGGCTATCTGGATATTCTCAATGAACTCGGTGCCGTCGGTCTCGTCTTGCTGGCACTGGTGTTTACGGTCCATATCCTGCATCTGATCCGGCTGACCATCATCGACCGCGAAGAAGCCGCCATTCATTGGGCCATGCTGATTCTGATCCTCATCAGCAACCTGTCGGAAAGCGAAATGTTCCGCGGCGTGCTGTTCCAGAATATTTTTTTTCTGTACTCCTCCACCGCGATCTCAGCCCGTCTGACACTGCACCGGATGGAACGCAAAGAGGCTGCCGGCTTCCTGGCGCAGCGCGAGTCATGA